The Amia ocellicauda isolate fAmiCal2 chromosome 16, fAmiCal2.hap1, whole genome shotgun sequence nucleotide sequence GGCTCTTTTATGCTGGTATTTTGCTGTGTGAAAGGAATGGTGACACTAAATGCTTTCAACACAACTGAATCTTTTCCCAGACTAGGACCTGCAGTACTGATTCTATCCCGTATGAACACGCTGGTGAGATTTAAGGTATACTGCATgactgaagctcttcccacactgggagcagcgatacggtttctctcctgtgtgaacccGCTGGTGAGTTTTAAGGTTCCCTGCATGAGtaaagctcttcccacactgggaacAGCAGTATGGCTTCTCTCCTGTATGAATTCTCAAATGACTATAAAGGTGTGCTGCATGAATGAAACGCTTCCCACATTGGGTGCAGTTatatggtttctctcctgtgtgaatgcgcaagtgttttttaagatattttgctttactgaagctcttcccacactgaggGCAGCGATGGCAGGCCTGATGTTTCCCAGTTTGTGGTGCGGGAGGAGTGTGGGAGCTGGATCTGGGACGCAGCGGACACAGCTGTGATGACGGGCTCTCACCCCTCACTGGACTGTCATTTCCTGCACTGAGCTCCTCCCTCAGGGCAACAGATTCGTTTTTTTCTTCAGGGAGCTCAGGTTCTAGTTTACAGAGGCCTCCTGGAATATTTTCCAGACTAAGATTACAGAGTCCATCTTTCAAAACAATATGTGCATCTAACTCCAGTTCTTCGTCCTCTGTTTTAATGTACTCAGACACCACATTGGGCTCACACTGTGTCATGGTAGAGTCCAGCTCAGTACCAGAAGTACTGGATCCACACTCAGATCCCAGTGTCCCGAGTCCCTGTGTTAAATCCCCAGTCTGCGGCTCTGCCATGTGGCCAATCTCCAGTCCCCCGAGCTCCTCTTCAGTCCGTGTGCTCCTGTGCTGCTCACTCAGCCCCTGTTTGTCTTCAGTAGctgtgggctctgtgtcctGCATCAGACTGGAGTCCCACTCCAGCtcacagtgctgctgctcaatgggagccctttccccagagtcaAGGAGAGTACTGTCCTCTAAAGCTCCTGGGGGAAAGACAAGACAATAAAAAAGTATTGTAAACAGCAACTCTGAGGACAGAGTACTAGTACAGATCagcattattattttgcattattatttttatttcttggcagacacccttatccagggcgacttacaacacgagtgcaaaacaaagtgcaaaaatacagttaagtaaaggcatcaatcattacaaattaaatttacataaaacatagcaattcaaaatataatacattttacaacttccaatttacacaggcaagtacagtaagtgaggtcctacatcctggacggtaaaagctaagtcctgtcaagatgtagggtcacagttaagggctacgggaaagggagcaaggaggaaacaatcaaaaacgcaagaagcatataaaacactgtgaagtgctatctaacagggattaagaggactaatattacaagtactgtcggaaaagatgcgtcttgagtaagcgccggaatgaggtcaaggactgctGTTTTGagttcagtgggaaggtcgttccaccatttagggttcagggatgagaaggagcggctctggaggaaggagagtggagaggaggtaggtttagtcttctggcactggaggagcacagtggtctggaggggatgtatggggagacgagtgtctgaaggtagcttggtgcagtgtggtcgagacagcggtaggtgagggtcaatgtcttgaactgaatgcgtgccgctatcgggagccagtggagggagcggagcagtggagtaacGTGTGTGAAttagggcagagagaataccagacgagctgcagagttctggatgagctggagcggcaggtaATAGTTGCAGCATCCAGGAACtgtgtaaaatgtatgtataccaAAATCTCCGTCAACATGAAAATCGAACATTTGCCTATTCGTTAACGATGGCAACTATCGACAAGTAAATCTAACATTCAATagttaaatacaatttaatttttaaGCCTCTCTATGTTGCGGTAATGAAGACGGACTGGAAGGTGTTATTTATGTCACATCTGATCTGAGatatgtataaattagctagtcGAATATATCTCGCTGTTATGACCGGAAAactgccacaaggacgctaaagtTAAAGTATTTGCGTTACAGCTCAAATTGATTAActattattgaatgaaaatgaaatttaataaaaattgggggaaaaaaaaaacattttgggtCATGcaggttacagctgcaattgcaaaatattcaatTCTTATGCACATTTCAACTCTGACATAATTATCGAGAGACCCATATTGTATAAGCAAgcgttcctttaaaaaaaaaaaaaacagtggtcTATTTGTGACTATCAGGAAACAACacctgctttcaaaataagagTGACACGAGATGCATGAGATGTTATGCTTATATTTAGCTGCCATTTCCGTACATCTCCTAATAggaagtttttttttgggggttttTTTTCATAGCCTAATGTTTATCTAGCAAAGTTAAAGTAGTAGTTAACAGACAGGACTATTCAACTAGATTATTCCACAGCTTTCGTAGAAGACTATAGTCAACATATTTGTCATGTAGATccctaatgaaaaacaaataagctACTAATTGATAAAATTATAAATCAAGCAAAAGTCACAACAAGAAAAGCCATGCAGGCATTCCATAGTGCAGATGTTTATAGCAAGGCTAATTCAtatttagagatctctaaatatcaggatatattttaagaaataaaaacttaaTGCATAAATGTGCATTATTTGCAACCTCATTTTGGGTGGCACAATCCAGTCACAATCTGTGTACAAATTGCATGGGAGAAGCGGTTGACAATATGCATGATCCTGCTATATTCAATGTTATGTGCCAAGGACAAAACCAGGTTTGGGACCAACAGCAtaaggcttttaaaaaaaaaaaaaaaaaaaactgcacatgGTTCAACATGATTAGTAGCATGCAGCGTGTCCATCAACATTTGGACAGTAATGCTGCACCCGGCAACAGCAACCCTGGCATTGGCGAAGATATGATGAAAGGGTGTGTTGGCCTCGGCACACGTGAGAAGAGCTCAGCAAGTAGTGTACACCTCTGTCATTGTCctgaacacacacaacagataCCCACATCAGCGCTCTTCCATACAGGAGACAATGCATATCCCCCCCGAGACCATGGCTTAGGACACCGGTACTCAGACCTGTGTCTGCTACAGAGAGGCCATACAACAAGGCTCATATATCCAAACAAATTCATTGAGTTGTGTTTCGATCCATACGCCTAGCTGACCAACCCAGTGTcaagaaaagttaccacagtaACACAGgttgattttagatttttttgaaaatgattttgaCCCGTAATAAGTACCTCATGCACAAAGCTATGAAGGGCATTTACAattattcaaaaacaatttGGGAATGGGGACTGTTCATTCATGGGGAGGACCACATACCATGTGGGAGGGGACAGCAAAGGGTTAATTGGAACAATGACTCCTTCCAGCTGTGGCTGGTGTTTGGGGTCTTGTTCTCCTGTACATGGTAACAGGATGTTCAGTTGGGGGACAAAACCCAATGACTGTACCACAAGTGTGTGGAGCCTGCCCCGTGTCAAGGTAATGCTGGCTAGGTGTGCCAGGATAGCCTCTGCTATTGTGTAAAGCCCAGCCGATCATGCCGTATGCCCACCACCTCAGAGACCACGCTCTCTATACTGTGCTCTATATGCTCCCCAATTGATTCTAGAGCGGCACTGGCCTGGCGCAGGACCCCCTTGTCCTGTTCCTGCTCAGTCGCCTCAGGGTTGAATGGTAGGGGGTCTCGGGTAGGGGATACTCATGGGACAGAGATGGAGGGACCTTCAATCTCAACAGTCAGCTGAACCAACTGAGAGTGGACCTTATCAGCACCCTGCAATCCAGGTTCAATCTCAAAAGACGAGCCATGCTCCTCTGCAGCAGGCAGTGGCTCCAGCTACATCCGAGCACCATAAGACAACCTTAGTATTGTAGTACAAACAATAGTGTACATAGTAGATAAAATTAACCAATACCCATCATTGTCTATATGTATGAAGGTTGTCTTAGTTTCCCTACCTCGTCACTGTAACTTCAAGACTACACAGATCAGTATGCATTAGTACATTTAGACATGTTGTTGCCATTGAATCAAATGAGCGCTTTCCATATGCACTACATATGCATACACTGCAGAAAAAGTAATTACAGATTGTAATCTGTAGAAGGGAAATTGCGATCTCTTCATCAGATTGCGGTATTAGGTATCCAGATATGTTTATTTACATTGCAATATGTTATATTAGGGtacttgttgtttttaatgtgttctTACCTATGACAGGGTCGATTTGTGTGCAGCTCACACTGCAGGTGTGTGGGCTCCGAATACGCAGGCGCGCGTGCTCAGTGCACGTTCTTTATTCAGAACGGGGGACACACTCAATGTTAAGCCTATGAGGAGGGGAAGTTAGAAGGATAATAAATGGGGAAATTATTGTAATATCCAAATGAGTACCCCCCCGCCTAGACATATGTGCAATATACTGTAAGGAGTTAATATGGTTGTCTATTGGACTTTAAtgttctgtatttaattataaatcTAATGGGGTCCTGgtgtagtttgttttatttttgttcatccTTTCTTATTGTTGCCATATTTTTGTGATTCACTTACTAAGATCTAGCACAATTCCAAGTGAATTCCAGTAGGCAATAAATGAGATTTTGGACTATTTTTTCTATGAGCTTTTTCTGAGATCCCTACATATTACCAAAAGTGCTGCAGGGTCCTCTACTAACactaatatatacagctctggaaaaaatgaagagaccacttaacattgatttctgaacttggagtggtctcaattttttccagagctgtatatatttttgggaCAATTTGAATATTCAGAACAACATGTTTGCAGTTCCATGCAagagctgggggtgggggggacacaCCACTATCAATGGGTCAAATAGTGGTTGTATTAACTGCAAATgtttaaagaaagaaacaccTGCCTGTCATTTGTCAAATTCCGATTGGTTTCACAGGCAGCTGGCCAACTCTGTTGTTCGCACTCAGTATCTTTTGTCATCCAGAAACCAGTCTAATTTAGCATTAGCATATTACACATTTAGTGGTAATGAGGGTTTACCAATATAAATGTTTGCCTCTTCATGCATtattatatttacttatttttttatttcccataATTCAACTACTCTCCTGAGTATTCGAATACTCCCTTTGAATATTCAAATACCTGTGCCCAAGCCGGATACATAAATGTGCTGAGAAGCATACATGTAATTGTTAATACCATTctcatatatatgaatgtataaataGAATCTTTATAACATAACAAATGAATGCAGAAACTGGTCTCACACCTCTGTCCAGCACCCTGCCTTCATTGATGCACTTGCAGTGGCCTGTTCCTTTATACTGTCGCTCTATTATGCAGAAGCCTTATTATGCAGTGGCAATGGGTCAGAAATTGGAAACATGACATGCACATGTATTCAgggctgacattaaacatgcaCATAGCGCAATCGAAGTCAAACAACCATCTTGTGGACCATATTTTATCTTTCCATTTGAAATACTTATTCCACTTGAAAATCTGGGACTAATGCAAATGCAGCTTACATTAACAGACTAATGCTGCTGCCTTGTATGAATGGTAAAAGATGATTTAAGGTTTCTGTGCATCCAATTACATTTTTGGATATCCCAAGCCTGTCATTCCATAGAAACCGTTGTTATTCTCTGTTATTTCTATTTAAATCCATTTAAAGCATACCTAACAGTAAAGGCATAACAATAAAAGTACCTGAGTTTTTTTTATACTATGAGGTGCTATATCTCCTTTTACCCTATCTTTAGGTCTATGTGGTCATTCCAGAGCAACCACGGTCTGTCTGGTTCATCCAAATTACATTTCCATTGTGAGGCTTCCCAATATGAGGCCCAGAAGAAAAAAGTGTTTGCTTCATACTGAAAAATACCATGGGGTAGATGTACTAAAAAGGCCAGTCTAAGCACAAACATAGCGCACATAGAGTCTTTGTTGTGCAGAGTCACAGGACAAGAGAAAGATCCTACGTACCAAGAGAAGATATGTTCATGAAGACAGCAGCAAAAtactcatttaaatatttaacatcCTTGTGAGAAGCACAGTGTAAGCTTTGTGATATTTTAAGAAATACTGGCAGGTGTATCGAGCATAGCCTGATGTGCATAGCTGACTACACTACTCCAGCCCAGTCGCTGTCCTGTACAATGTGCAATAGCGCAGGCATAAGGAACCTAAAAACAATGATTCAAGGATATTATCGGTTGAGGAGTATTAATTGCAATGCTATATATTTGTGGCATATACAGTGGAAATAGTGCTCAccggagagggctgtcagagGGCAGTGTGGGGTACATGCTCAGGAAAAGTGGAGAAGCAACTGTTCGGTGTGGACTGTACCAAGTAGAAAACTGTAAGGTATGCAGGCTAAGTACATGTTATGTAAATAGTAGCCTATATTATAATACATGGCTAGTTAATACaagctttgtatgttgaaaaaaaagtttaggcagttttgaaaatgtttagtgTACTTTTTAATTTCTTAACAATAAGATTGTATTTGTACATTATTCAATATTCAAGTTCACACTTACATTGCTTATTGTATGTAGTTTAGCTTTCTTGCTTATTGTACATTACTTATGTTTTGACATTGTGCATGGTATGCATTATTCTATAAAAAAGGCCCTTtgttatttataccaatcatttgaatgttttgtgtttatatttccatttaaatactctgtgctatgtaaatgtttgaTCTGAAGTTCAAAAATTAAATGTCTTAGttttttacaattgtttatCTTTCATTATCATACTATAGCTGTAGAAGAGCTTTCTGTTACAATGACTGGTGTGGGCTTTTGTAGTTAATTCGAAACGTCACCGCTTCTAGTGTTCATGCATAAAATTACATAAATGGGGTTTAATGTTAATTAACATGCCTACACTATTTGGTAACTAACGGTCTAACCAGGATCAGCAGCATTTGCTTTTAATAGCTAAATCTATGtgcgtctgtctctctctctttcatatatatatatatatatatatatatatacacacacacacacactatctaaatgggtgtatgtatatacacattgtgtatgtttatatataaacactatatatatattacacacacacacgttacacAGGCTGGATTTAAACGCTCAGTCGCTCTGCTCCTCACGGGGTCCTGCGCTGGAGCAGACCCGTCTTCACAACAATAGCTGACAAAGACGAGAAATCAACACGCTGCTGCCACCTAGTCAGGGGTGTATATGACACTATCGACATTATAATTATTCATGTGAATGCCATACTAGATACAATGTAATAAAACACTGAATATGAAATGCTCTATTCTTTTTCACTCCGTTAAGGAAGTGTGAAACATTGCAATAATTTACTACGCATATTTATTTGATGTTTGCATGATTGTGTTTAGCAGTCTCTCAGTGTTGTGTCTGAGTAGTAGCGTGCATTGTAGTTCCTCTGCCAAAGGGTGCAAACGCAATGACTCCAGAAGAGTGCACTTCATCCCACTCCGGTACCGCACGCGTGGATGCGGGGACGGGTTCACTTCTCCGGGGAAAGTGAGCAGTCGTGCTATACTCTTCACAGTTGAGTGGAGAAATAACTGCATTCGCTTTGAGTTGTATTCATATATTGGAATGCGCGTTTGCTACTGGAACACTACGTCTCTGCACAATATGGGCAAGTTCAGCCCTGGACCGACTCA carries:
- the LOC136711568 gene encoding uncharacterized protein LOC136711568, yielding MSLSVSLNARLSSALAELLRAALWEIWKAVEETVSEHREEAARRDRDNEALRRRLQELMVAGEQAVCNWRCGADGRPEKSPGDGKGEWGPSERDGEVDGGAAGALEDSTLLDSGERAPIEQQHCELEWDSSLMQDTEPTATEDKQGLSEQHRSTRTEEELGGLEIGHMAEPQTGDLTQGLGTLGSECGSSTSGTELDSTMTQCEPNVVSEYIKTEDEELELDAHIVLKDGLCNLSLENIPGGLCKLEPELPEEKNESVALREELSAGNDSPVRGESPSSQLCPLRPRSSSHTPPAPQTGKHQACHRCPQCGKSFSKAKYLKKHLRIHTGEKPYNCTQCGKRFIHAAHLYSHLRIHTGEKPYCCSQCGKSFTHAGNLKTHQRVHTGEKPYRCSQCGKSFSHAVYLKSHQRVHTG